Proteins from a genomic interval of Lolium perenne isolate Kyuss_39 chromosome 1, Kyuss_2.0, whole genome shotgun sequence:
- the LOC139834971 gene encoding COBRA-like protein 3 has translation MKYSDWNLVAQHPNFDSTTKVFSFNYKPLTPYGDGINDTAMFWGRKFYNDVLKQAGPLGNVQSEVLMRKDSETFTLDKGWAFPRRVYFNGDNCVMPSPDSYP, from the exons ATGAAGTATTCAGACTGGAACTTAGTGGCCCAACATCCTAACTTCGACAGTACCACCAAGGTTTTTAGCTTCAACTACAAGCCACTTACCCCATATGGAGACGGCATAA ATGATACCGCGATGTTTTGGGGAAGGAAGTTCTACAATGATGTCCTTAAGCAAGCTGGTCCGCTAGGAAATGTGCAGTCAGAAGTACTAATGCGGAAGGACTCAGAGACTTTCACCTTGGATAAGGGATGGGCCTTTCCAAGGCGTGTGTACTTCAATGGTGATAACTGTGTCATGCCGTCCCCCGACTCGTATCCATGA